From Pleurocapsa sp. PCC 7319:
CAAAGATGTGCATAGTAGTATATCAAAAACTTTTAGCGAAAATGTTCAAGTTTAATTTTTTGTCCAGTATTCACTAAATTACCTAATATAAATAATAATTTCCAAAAGAGGTTTTTAAAATGCATATTTCATACGCAGATAATTTTTTATTCATTCATACCCCTAAATGTGCTGGCTCTAGCATACAACAAGCCTTAAAAATCACAATTTTCAAGTCAGTTTTTAAATTTAAAAAAAGTGCTTATGAATTATTAATTCATGAAATAGATCAGGGCTTTTTCATAAATGCACTTAGAAATCCATTTACATATGACAACGTTACCAACAAAGTTGGAAGACATGCGTGGGCAAAGAGGTTAAAGAGAGAGCTTGGAGATGAAAAATACAGCAAGCTTTTTAAATTTGCTTTTGTTCGAAACCCTTGGGACTGGGAAGTATCTTGGTACAAATATATTAGTAAATCTCATGCACCAATATACCAGAATCATCCTATCAAATCAATGAGTTTTGAGGAATATATTGAGTGGATAACAAATGACACAACAAAATCTTCTAGAAAATACTTAAGGTCACAAAAAAATATAATTACAGACGAAAAAGGCAAGATAATCGTTGATTTTGTGGGTAGATTTGAAAATCTACAATCAGACTATAATAAAATCTGTCAAATAATTGATTTGCCTACAACCAAATTGCCAGGAAGAAATAAATCTCAGAAAAAGAAAACAAAGACCTATAAAGATTACTACAATGATAAAACCAAAGATCTTATTTATAATTATCATCGCGAAGATATAGACCTTTTTGGATACTCTTTCTGAACTTGATGAATTTATTCTATAAAATTTACTTATACATACAGTAATATATCTGATCGGGTCTTTTAGTAAAAAATGAGTAGACTTATAAAAAATATTGCTGATCGCCTGGCAGCAGCGATCGCCCTGTTAATATTTTCACCATTGATTTTAATCGTGGCACTATTAATTCGTTTCAAATTAGGTAGCCCGATATTTTTCACCCAACTTCGCCCTGGTAAAGACGGAAAGATTTTCACTTTCTATAAGTTTCGTACCATGACCGACGCGAAGGATGAGGACGGTAATTTATTGCCCGATGGCGATCGCATAACACCTTTGGGAGCTTGGTTACGTAAAACTAGCTTGGATGAGCTACCTCAAGTATTGAATGTTCTTAAAGGAGATATGAGCTTTGTCGGACCTCGTCCTTTATTGGTACGCTATCTTGAGCTTTACAATGATGAGCAAGCTCGTCGCCATGATGTTTTACCAGGTATTACTGGTTGGGCGCAGGTCAATGGTCGTCGCAATTTAGATGGAGATTTCCTCAAAAAGTTTCAACTGGATGTTTGGTATATCAATAACTGGAGCCTCTGGCTCGATTTCAAAATTATTTGGCTAACCGTATTGGCTGTAATTGTCCAAAAAGATATCGATCAGGATGGTTATACCACAGGTGGAGGAGAGTTTCTCGGAAACGATCAATAACTCATCAGAATAACTCTAAAATCGCCATATTTTTTCAAGGCATATAAAACATATAGAATAATCCTTATAAAATTTCGCTTTAAGAAACAGGCTTATAAACACGACTTGGCAATTTTTGGTCTTTCATAACGAGAAATCGTCATTTTAGCCTTCTCCAAAATCTCTGAAAGCGAATTATTTCGTTATTATCTTATCTCCCTTTATTGGTATTTTGGCGATCGCTATTTACTTCAATATGGGTAATCCGATAATTTTTTTCCGACCTAGAGGAGGTAAAAACAACTCGACTTTTACCTTTTACAAATTCCGCACCATGACCGATGAATGAGATCGCATTATGAAACTGTACGCAGATATATACGATCGCATTTTAACCAATTGAACTAATTTACGTGAATTTCTAATTTAGAGCAAAATCGGATTTTAATACAAAGCATGAGTAAATTTATCAAACATTTAGCAGATCGTCTGGTAGCTGCAATCGCCCTTTTAATATTTTCACCGATACTTGTATTCGTAGCATTGCTAATTCGGGTGAAACTTAGCAGTCCCATATTTTTCACTCAACTTCGCCCTGGTAAAGACGGCAATATTTTTACTTTTTATAAGTTTCGTACCATGACAGATGCTAAGAATGCAGAAGGTAATCTTTTACCTGATGGCGATCGCCTAACTACTTTAGGAGAATGGCTGAGAAAAACCAGTCTCGACGAACTACCACAGCTTTGGAACGTATTAAAAGGAGATATGAGTATAGTAGGTCCCCGTCCTCTGTTGATACAATACCTTGATCGTTATACTCCCGAACAAGCTCGTCGCCATGAAGTTCTACCTGGAATTACA
This genomic window contains:
- a CDS encoding sugar transferase, which translates into the protein MSKFIKHLADRLVAAIALLIFSPILVFVALLIRVKLSSPIFFTQLRPGKDGNIFTFYKFRTMTDAKNAEGNLLPDGDRLTTLGEWLRKTSLDELPQLWNVLKGDMSIVGPRPLLIQYLDRYTPEQARRHEVLPGITGWAQVNGRRQLDGDWEKKFQLDVWYINNWSLWLDWKILWLTVFAVIGQKDISQEGHTTGEEFFNNKESL
- a CDS encoding sugar transferase — translated: MLSPFIGILAIAIYFNMGNPIIFFRPRGGKNNSTFTFYKFRTMTDE
- a CDS encoding sulfotransferase family 2 domain-containing protein is translated as MHISYADNFLFIHTPKCAGSSIQQALKITIFKSVFKFKKSAYELLIHEIDQGFFINALRNPFTYDNVTNKVGRHAWAKRLKRELGDEKYSKLFKFAFVRNPWDWEVSWYKYISKSHAPIYQNHPIKSMSFEEYIEWITNDTTKSSRKYLRSQKNIITDEKGKIIVDFVGRFENLQSDYNKICQIIDLPTTKLPGRNKSQKKKTKTYKDYYNDKTKDLIYNYHREDIDLFGYSF
- a CDS encoding sugar transferase; the encoded protein is MSRLIKNIADRLAAAIALLIFSPLILIVALLIRFKLGSPIFFTQLRPGKDGKIFTFYKFRTMTDAKDEDGNLLPDGDRITPLGAWLRKTSLDELPQVLNVLKGDMSFVGPRPLLVRYLELYNDEQARRHDVLPGITGWAQVNGRRNLDGDFLKKFQLDVWYINNWSLWLDFKIIWLTVLAVIVQKDIDQDGYTTGGGEFLGNDQ